In Nostoc piscinale CENA21, the genomic stretch CCTAAATCGGTAATACAGCGTTCTACAACTGCTGCTGTGGCGTTAATTTGAATGGATTGTTCAAAAACTTGGGTCATGCCAACTCACAAATCCTGTCGCTGCCCTTAGATTAACTCAAAATGGCTTGTTATCTACAAGCTACATTCATGTGACAGATAACCGTGTTCTTACTCAAGAAAAATTCTAGTGAAAGTCCAGAATATTTTTTTTATTTGTAACAAATTAGCCTATCTATAAGTTGCCTAGATGTATTTACTGGTAAATTGATACACAAAATACGCGTAAACTCACTTGAGTGTAATTTTGCATAATCAAATCTACTCTACTGAGTTCACAAGTATTTTTGACAAACACACAAACTTAATATCAAAAAACCATGAACACAACTTGGTCAGGGATAACCCGCTTAATAGATATGGGTTTGTCGATGAAAAAACAGGAACTTTTCGGACAATCACCTAATTTACCCTTAGATCAACCAAACTTAAACCAAGGAATTGCTGATCTGCAAGGAATTGGACAACAAGTAATTCTGTATACACCAAGATTGCTAGGTGCTGTAGCAATTTTGTTGGTAGGGATACTGGTTGCTTTGGTGATGGCGAAAATCACCAGAGGTATCCTGAATCGCACAAACATTGATAATCGCATTGCGGCAGGGGTAACAGGGCGCAGAGATGTTCCTCAAGTTGAGCAATTCATCTCTAGTTTGGTCTTATGGAGCATTATTTTAATCACGGTAGTAGCTGCTTTACAGGCGCTAGGATTGGAAGTAGCTTCTCGACCCCTGAATAACTTCCTTGACCAACTAATTGGCTTTTTGCCAAAAGTTTTAGGTGCAGGCATTCTGTTAGGGGTTGCTTGGGTCTTAGCAAGTATTGTCAAACTTGTGACGTTGCGAGGATTGCAAGCACTCAAATTGGATGAGCGGTTAAATCAAGAAACGCCGGAAGATACTATCAGCTTGGATCGCATTTCTTTAAGTGAGACGATCGCCAGTGCTTTATACTGGTTTATCTTTTTACTGTTTCTGGCACCAGTTCTTGATACTCTCGGACTCCGACAGGCACTTTTACCAGTACAAGCCTTAATTACCGAAATTCTTTCGATTCTGCCTAACATCTTGGCAGCAATTTTAATTGCAGTGTTGGGGTGGTTTTTAGCGAATATTGTCCGCCGAATTGTGACTAATTTATTAGCCACAACGGGCATCGATTATTTAGGTAGTCGGTTTGGACTATCATCAGCAATGGGCGCACAGTCTTTATCGACAATTATCGGCACCATTGTTTATGTTTTAATTTTGATTCCTGTGGCGATCGCGGCTCTCAATGCTTTAAAAATTGAGGCGATATCTGTGCCAGCAATTACTATGCTGCAACAGATTTTAAATAGTTTGCCTGCTATTTTTACCGCTGTAGCTATCTTAATCGTCGCCTTTTTTGTGGGGCGCTTTGTCGGAGATTTAGTCACTAGTGTTTTGACTAGTTTGGGCTTTAATAATATTTTTGCAGTGCTGGGTTTACCCTCACCTGTTAGACAAGAAGTCTATGCTGAAACACAACCATTAACACCACTCCGCACACCCTCAGAAATTGCTGGCATTATTACTTTAGTCGGCATTATGCTATTTGCCACTGTGGCAGCCGTGAATATTTTAAATATTCCAGCTCTGACAACATTGGTAACTGGCATTTTAATTATTTTGGGGCGGATTCTTGCCGGATTAATTGTGTTTGCCATCGGCTTATTTCTGGCAAATCTCGCCTTTAATTTAATTAGTAGTTCCGGCGATCGCCAAGCGAAAATTTTAGCCCAAGCAGCCAGAATTTCCATTATTACCTTAGTTTCGGCAATGGCATTACAACAAATTGGTGTTGCCAGCGATATTGTGAATTTAGCATTTGGTTTATTACTCGGTGCGATCGCTGTTGCTATTGCTTTAGCTTTTGGTTTGGGTGGACGCGATATCGCCCGCGAACAAGTTAAAGAGTGGCTAGATTCTTTCAAGGATAAAGGCTAGTAGCATACCTATGAAAAAACCCGCTTGCAGGAATGGATTAACCATCTTGGGCGGGTTATTTTTTAATTCTGACTTCTGACTTCTGCTTACATCAATTTCAAATCAGGATATTCTGCTAACAAATCATCAGAAGTTAAGGTATCACCTTCAGCTTGAGGAGTCCATAAAACTTCAATTGCTAACAATTGTTCGCCAGGAATACTACCCATTTGGCGCAAAGCTTGGCGTAAGTCGTCAGCAGAATTGATAGCAGGAATTTCAAATTTACCGAGAGTTGCTGCTAACAAGGTAACGATAATATATTCCCCAGGGCCTTCAGTAATGAGGCGAG encodes the following:
- a CDS encoding mechanosensitive ion channel, giving the protein MNTTWSGITRLIDMGLSMKKQELFGQSPNLPLDQPNLNQGIADLQGIGQQVILYTPRLLGAVAILLVGILVALVMAKITRGILNRTNIDNRIAAGVTGRRDVPQVEQFISSLVLWSIILITVVAALQALGLEVASRPLNNFLDQLIGFLPKVLGAGILLGVAWVLASIVKLVTLRGLQALKLDERLNQETPEDTISLDRISLSETIASALYWFIFLLFLAPVLDTLGLRQALLPVQALITEILSILPNILAAILIAVLGWFLANIVRRIVTNLLATTGIDYLGSRFGLSSAMGAQSLSTIIGTIVYVLILIPVAIAALNALKIEAISVPAITMLQQILNSLPAIFTAVAILIVAFFVGRFVGDLVTSVLTSLGFNNIFAVLGLPSPVRQEVYAETQPLTPLRTPSEIAGIITLVGIMLFATVAAVNILNIPALTTLVTGILIILGRILAGLIVFAIGLFLANLAFNLISSSGDRQAKILAQAARISIITLVSAMALQQIGVASDIVNLAFGLLLGAIAVAIALAFGLGGRDIAREQVKEWLDSFKDKG